The Acropora muricata isolate sample 2 chromosome 7, ASM3666990v1, whole genome shotgun sequence genomic interval ATGGAATACATTTAAAGAAAATGCAACCAGGTTAAATCCAGTTTCCAGAAGGATTTCTTCAAATGCAGCCTTCCGTTTAATTCTGGACTCTTCTCTCCTCTTTCtatcttcttctttttcatcGCGTCTAGGCGGCAGTGGGGCAAAGTAACCTTTAATTTCGAGGTTGTTGAAATAGGTTTGGTCACTACCCGTACCAGTCGTTGGAAACCATGATAATTCTACACTTTCAGTTTGTTGCAAATCCTTAGAACGTCCACGAAAGCCTCCCTGCTCACTTCTCACCAACGGAATCAGGCGCAATTTCTTCTTGTTCATTTCTTGGTAGACTGCGTCAGCAAGGGTCTTCCAAAATGGATCATTGAAAGGATAGCTCGGAAAAAGCCGTTCATAACTTCTTATTCTTCTTAAGATCATGGATGTGCTGCAAGCCAAAGAAGAACACGTCAAGTCCTGACTGACTGGTAACTGAAAGAATTCACGTACTTCATCCAGAAGGGTGAGATAACAAGACGCAATGACATCAGATAGCAAGGCACTGTTCCAGTCACTCTGATAGCCACCTATTTCACCTCTCCACAGATTTTGTCTGGTCTCATGGTCCAATGCAAAGTGTCCGTTGATATGAACTGGAAGGTTGGTTCTCAGTGGAAGTGGGAGGAAGCAGTACGCTCGTTTTTCCCGTTGAGCCTGGGATGTGCTATCCAAAAGACAGGCAACACCACCACGTGGAAGCATCCCCAACTGACCTCCTTGGAAGGCATGAGAAACACTATGTGGCACTGACTTTTCTAAGCCAACTTGTTGGACAATAAGCCATTTCTCGCTCATCCCATGGTTATCTTTTAGCTGTAAAGTGTAGGTTCGCCTTTTAACCTCTACGTTTATAGGAAGAATCCTCTTTTCCCTTACTTGCATTCCAATGTCTTTTACATAGGAAGAAAACTCTTCCCTCCTCCTGGCATCGTCCCGGGACATGACTACTTGAACGGAGTAATTATTTATTAGCTTTCCACTGTCGTCTACAGCAGCAATGCTGATTTTCTTTACGTTGTTTACAAACAATAGGACTTCAAACAACTCTTTCTTCAGATCTTCCATCATCTCATCCAATTTCTCCATGGTGACCGAGGTCCGACATATCTGAGATTCTTGAGTCATTTTCTCAGATTTTAAGGGAAACCTAAACATGGTTGCATTCTGTACGGGAAAATGTTCCTCTAGATAGCATGGAAAAACATCTGGAAACTTTTGCCTTAACGTGTTGACATCCTTGAATTTTCTGCCAGGTCTTGATTCACTGGAGTGAGGAATGTACTTGCAGTGTGGGTCGAAAACACAAAGAACATCTCCATTTTCTTCGCTTTTTGATATGAAGGACGGCACATCAGTTAGCTGGTAGACAGCATTGAAACCGACACCATACTGGCCAGTCTTGTTTGGATCATCTCCTTTGCTGCCCTCACCAAGGTTACATATCCCTTCAATATCAGCATTGGTGAATGGCTTGTCGTTATACACACACAATGCAGGACCTTGTAGAGGTTTCCAACTATCTTTGAACACTCTTTTATCTGGGTGATGCCTAGGATCTTTGATGAAATAGATCTCAGTTGCCTGAGCATCGTCAGCATTTTGCAGAAGctctttcaaaatttccttctcGCCCTGATAACCTGTTAGAATGCGTTTTAACCGATTTGTTAGTTTCTCTTTTTGTCCAAATGGTAATCCAATGTCATGTTGCTGCAACACTTCGTCTCTTCTTTTCTTAACAGCCAGTTGATCACAGGTTGACCAAGGGATTTTTTCATGGACAAAAACTTCGCATGGGTCATCAGGCATCCATGGGCATTCCTTGAAGCAAAGTTCAGCTACATCACGCATGACTTTCTTAGAATCTGGAAGGTAAAGACACCCCAATTTGTTCCGTACCTCACATGCATCAACAGAAGCTCTGTCTAAGACATCAGCAAGTTGATTCGCCATGTTAACAGCCACCTCCAAGGTCGCCTCATCAAGTTGTTTCTGATTGAACTGTTGCTTAATTGCTACAAGACTTGATACATAATCTGCACCGTCAAATTGCCTTCTCACACCAGATAATTTCATAACATCTGGAAAGCGATCGGAAAAATCCTTTGGAAGTTTGAAGAGGTATGGTGAACAGTCAGTGCTTATTTCAAAGGCCACAGAAGCTGCAAGGGCGAACAATTTGTCTTTCTCCATCAGAATGAACTTTCTTTCACGCAGGAACTGCTTTGCAGCGGGCACGAGGCTGTGCATATTGTCTTGAAGATACAGATAGGCTTCTTTGCAAATGCAAGCCACTTGTTCAAAGCCATTTCGATCTAGGGTGTCGATGTTGGCAGACAAGGCCCCTTCCAGTTGCCTTAACACCTGCTCTGCGGTGACGTCTTTGTCCTCCAGCCTTAACAGACTGCGGACCCTTTTGGGAACGTCTACACCAACAAGCGGTTCAGTGCAGCACACAAGGTACATCTTCTCCTTAAGATAAACGTTCTCTGGTGCGACCAGCAGACTCCTGTCACCTCGAAGTTCTTTGCCTTTCCAAGGAAGAGGGAAGTACTCAGGTTTTTGCAGCACAGGCAGAAATTGAACTTTTAGAAGGCGAGTCAAAATAGGATGTGTTGGTGCTTCTCCCttatttttcaatttcctcTCTAAGAAATCTAAgagcagttttgcacgcttgGTTGCTGCCTTGCTATTCAATTTATTTAATCTCTGAACACTCTCTGCCCTTTCCACAATGTCTTGCCAAGAAAGATCGCAGGACTTCatcccaagtacctcaagtttTGTGAGTACTTGCGGGTTCATAAACGTATTTTCCTTTCCAAAAGGAAACATTCCATCCTCACGGCAAAAGAGAAAGGAAACTTCTCTGTTAGGGTTTACTAGCTGTCTTGGGCACTTCAGCTCATTCCCATTTGGCGATGCTGGAATACAAGCATGATTCCTAATTAGCTCATCAAAATCCTCGCTGTCGCGTTTCAAGGCGTACAACACCAGTTCATCTCTTACATTTGCAGGGATTTTAGAAATGCTTGGGAAGAGGAGATCACAGAAAAAGCTGGTCTCATCGAATATTTTGGCTTTTATTTTATCTCCCAGGCGACAATGAAGGATAGCCTGGAACACCTCAGCTGGCAAATCAATAACCACGTAGTTTACGTCTGTCAACTGCTGTAGGACTGCAAACGAAACTCTGCCTATCTCGGGATTCATACGGAGACTAGGATCAAGGAAGACGACTTGAGAGATGTCCACCCATCTGAGCCCGTCTGAGAACAACTGATGACCTCCACTTGTAATTTGTTCGTAGAACGACGCTAGGAAGGGCCAACAATCTTCAGATACGCTGCAAGCTCGCGGCCATAACGAATGGTAAGCATATGAACCATCAGCAGGAATAATTTGCTTCACATCCTCAAGAAGCTTCAAAAAGGCAGAAACTACCGAATCTTGCAGGAGAACACTATTCCACATCACCCCATAGCACGTCTTGTCGTCTTCAAGTTTCTTCTGTAAATGGCGTCTGTTAGAAGTCAGAGCAAATGGCCCATTTATGTATACAGGTAGGCCGCTACGGATTGGGAGGGGAAGATAACAGAAAATTGTGCCACTGGGGTGAGAACCCTCGACGTCCTTAACAACAGGAACGGGCATAAACTTGCCTGATTCTTTTGGCTCCAACAGAACAGCTACACCGGCGGACGGAAGAAGACTGAGGTCGTTCTTCGAAAACTGCAATGCCTGACCATTGCCCATTGAGGAAACGACAAGCCAAGTTTCGCACACTTCACGCAAAAGCTGGTGACGTTTAAAGAATTTCAATCCAGATTCAGCTACACTGCAGTGAACTTCGACTGCAATAGAGGATTCAGGAAATTCAAACGGTTCAACTGCATCACTTCTTGCTTCCTTTGCAACCACTGACGATGCCTGAAGGAAGTTGCACTGTCTAAGCAAAATCTGTTGTTCTGCGTCTAGCTTTACTGCAGTAGCTGGTAAAGAGACGGGGACAGTCAGTTCCCTCATTATTCCACCTTCCAACATTGATTTGGTTACCTGAAACATCAGTGCGGGTGGGAGACCTTCATGCAACGATTCTGAAGTCCTGTATACTTCCAATTGGAGAACATTCTGGGTAAAAATAAGCAAGGACTTGGCTCTGTCAAGAAACATTTGCAGAAGCTGCCTCATTTCTTGGTCATTGTAAAACAATTTCTTAATTTCGCTCCTTGCCGCCTGTTCTCCTGTCCTCAAGGGAAAGCGAAAAAGTGTGCCATCAAATGAGTTGTCTTCTTTCAGTAGGTGAAGATCACAGCCAAAGATGCCATTAAATGGTTTGAACTGATTTTTAAAGCTGTACAGTCTCTTGACATCTTTGTTCAGATCAATCTTAATTCCTGGCTTCCTTGTGTCCTTGATGGCGTTTCCAAGGTAAGTAGTGTGGGGATCAAATATCACAAAGTAATTCCTGCTGACAAACATGGGCACGTCCGTCAGGTTGTACACCGCATTGAAGCCAAGTCCAAATCGTCCAATTTTTTCAGTGTCATGAACTTTAGCTGCCCCACCCAGCCTTGTTATGTTTATGAAGTCTTCATCTTTGAATGTTGCGTCATTATACACCCATAAAGCAGGTCCCTGGCAGCTTCTCATGTTCTCGTCAATCAAACCCCTCAATGCATCGTCATTGGTCCTTTTGTCGTAGAGGAATTTTACTACAGTAGCACCAGCATCGTCTGCATTTTGAATGAGCTCTTTCACTACTGCAAATCCATCTGTATAGTCTTCTAATAGACGATTAAGTCGTGTGGTGAGTCTTTCCTCTTGCCCAAGCTCCTCGTCTAAAAGAATCGGATTAAGCATCCGATGAGTTTGGGATGGTACACCGAGAAGTTTGGCAGTGTTGTTAGAAACGTTGGGATGTACATAGAAATACTCCATGTCATGACTATCTTCTTTTTTCAGCCACTCGTCCAATTCACAATACATGCAGTGCTCAGCTGGTTCAAGCCGGACATAGGTGTTTTCTTTGACATGCGTAGGAAGAAGAACTTTTGCCTTAAGCTCTTGGGATAAACTTGCACTTGCCACTTCATTCAGGATGTCAACTGACAACTGGAGATCGCGTTTCACTTCTAAGGGACCTCGCTTGAAAGTGGGAAAGTCGTACTTCTCTTTCATCATGCTTAGGACGTGGAGCAAAACACTTGGATCACCTACATTTTTCATgccaaaactgaaaaataaccGACAGTGATTCTTCAGTTCAGTGGGAAGAGGATGTATGTATGGTGTGAGGTCAATAGATGGCTTACAAGCAAGCATGCAATCAGGCGAGGAAAAGCCATCTCCATTCCACACCCAGTCGGAAATCTTAGCCCCTTTAAAGGCCTGTTTAACGGTATCGTCGCATTCATTAGCGAGAAAAGAGTAGATTTCATCTACGAGGAAGATGTTGTACGGTTTCTCCTCTTTGGAGTAGAAAGTTAGTACATTTCGTAAATGAGCCACAACTGTGGCTACATCTGGCTTTTTGCCCCATTCAAAATAGCTGGAAATTTCACTTGATGGGTCTGAATCTACAACAGGCGATACTGTACCAATGAGATTGGCATAATGGTGGCTCTTGAGTTCAGTTGGCTTGAAAAAGAATCTTTCTTTTCCTGATTGAACTTTTTCCCCCCACGGAAGTGTAGGGGGAAATTGTGGGGTTCTTTCTTGCAATCTTGACACCCAGCAAATATCCCTCAACAATGATCCCAACTGTCGTTTGTTGATAGTCTCCACTAGTTTTCTGGGATTGTTGGTTAGGTATTGTAaaattgcttttgatttttgcaTGGCGGTCGACAGCTGTGATGTACTGTGaaattgcttttgatttttgctTGGCAGCTGCAGGCTTGATGTCACCAGTCGAGCACTTTCCAAGAGCTCCTTTGCAGTAATGTTGTCCTCCTTTTTCATTCCAAGTTCTTCTAACATGACGAGAGCAGCTGGGTGGTTGTACACCTTGCCGGTAGGAAATACATCCTCGTGGGCGAATATTTTCCTCAGGATATCGTTTCTAGGGTCAAATACCTTTGGTGGCGTCACTCGTTGCTTTTGCGTCGGGACAAAGGGCAACTCCTTCATTTTACGCTCGAAAGTAGCATCTAAGCTAATAACATCGTCAAATTGTTTGAAGACATATGGCATCAGCCTGTCAATCTGCTCTCTGGAGAATTTCCCTTTCTGGATATCTGGAAAAATCATTTCACAAAGCAATTCTGTGGGCCTCAGAATCCTGACTTGCAAAAGAGTTGCCAGATACCTCGAATCCTCTTGAGAGATGTCTATGAGATCTTGCAGGGCAAGAATCGGGAGAGGTCGTTGAGGCGCTGCACACAAACCATCATTCTTCGACACAAACTTCTTGGATAGAGTCTCAAAAATCGGAAGAGATTGTAAGAATAcagtttccttttccttgacaTCTCCTTGGCGGATATTGGCTAGAAACGATCTCAAAACGCGCTTTTCATCCGTAGATAATCTCTTCATTACGATCTCGGGAAACATTCCACCCGCCATCTTTGAAGAGGAAACCTCCAGGGCCTTCAAAATCCCTGCAATGGAAGGTGGATGTACAAAAATCCCAACAACAGAAGGGTGGTGAGTTACGAAGGTCGGGCAGTCAGTGAGGACAATCAGACCTAACTTGTTTAACAAATTCGTCAAATGGTCATCAATGGCATCATCAAACAAAGATCTGAAAATCACTCTTGAAGGGTAACAAAGTCGCATCAAGGTGACTGGCGTTTGACTCAGATTTACTGGAATCAGGGGTAAGTTAACAAAGCGCTGAATATCCTCTGCAGTATGGAAATTCTCCCTCAGGTACCTCCACACTAATCCTATCCACTTTTCTGGAGGATGGTTCTGGTTTTTGTCATTGGGGTACCACGAGACTGTTTCCCCCTGACTCCATTGGGAAGGCAAGGCTTGATGAAGAAGACCCGGTACATCCTCTTTACAAAGAATTCGCAACTGAGTACACTCTATGaaacaagaataaaaaatattctAGTAACCGGTAACAGCAAGAACTGCTATTCTAAGGCCGGGGTGACTAATAACGCAGTATTAAGTAgcacaaaattttgttttatcgaTCAACATGACATCAACGGAAGAAACATTGCTCTGCGGAAGCGAGGTGGACAGTCACGTTAAAAATGTCGAGAAGAACAGCAGAAAAATGGAGTTAATACAATATACCATAGTGTGAATTTTTTGGCCCCATTTATAACTTTTGCAATCAGAACTCAATTCATAACTTTGGACAAACATCTCATTGTTTCATTGTTGGCGATGGCGTAGGCGCAGTTACGTCTCAAATTAAGTAATGTGCtaagataataaacaaagtgGAACAAAGACAACAGCGGTGTGACCTACAGTCTAAGCAAAAAATTCCCTGTCTTCAAAATATCCCAAGAAAATCTGACGTGCATAGTGGCCTCTTAAAACGAGCTAAAAGACGACATTCCTCGTTAAATGGTGAAGTAAGAGTTCTACCTTGTTGGGCCGCGGCTTTCAACTTTCAGAAAATGTCTGCATTCACTTCTTCATCTAACAACCTGTGGCTTAAACCAGGCAGTAACTCTTTTGGATGCTCACGCGAGCTGATATAAATAACATCTGATTGGTTTGAAAATGTTGTGAATGTACCACTGGACAAGGGTAAGAGCTCCAAGCCATGTAGCGCGTCAAACTTGTTGTCTGTTAGACAAAACTGTAGGAGAAGTATCTTTTTACTGCGTTCAAGTTTCTTGTAACAGGCAGGAACGCGCTTTAGTACTTCTCTCGTCAAGTGGGATGTTATTTCTCTGACACTCAAATTCCCGGCAATGGCTTCTCTTACGTGGGTGGGCACAGAAACAACCGGAAAATTGGCCGCAAGTACTACGCGCTGAAGTAGATTTTTGGTTTCACTTTCGGGTAGCAAGTCAAACAAGGCGTCTTCGACCTTCAGCCATTTTCCACCACCGGCCTCGGTGAAGACGATTTCCTTCTTCAAGAGGATCTGAAGCAAAGGCTTCGTCATTCGATCCCAATATTGGGTTATTTGTTTAACATCTGGCCACGCTCTTCAGAAAAGAAAgtgagaaaattcagaaacaTTTTCAGAGGTTTTGTTTGGCTTGTCTCAAAGAGTTTTGCTGTTAAATTTAAAAGTGCCACCGATTGGCTTAGCTCCTCGCCTCCTTTCTTCCGCACCACACCATATTTCAACTATTAGAACCACTGAGGTCTAAGTTTTGGTAAAAAGGACCTTACTGAATTAAAAGTCCTAAAGAATGCTTCTCTAACACGACATGGAAATGCATCATGAACTTGCATTGTTACGAGGCCTGAGCTTTATCATTGTGTGCATCTACTGGCCAGTGATAGTCACATGACATGCCCATGTGAGGATAAAACTGTGAAATTATGATATGAGGGTCCAGTCTATTCTGTTTTCCTTAAATTTCAATGTTTTCCCGACTTGGTTATTGGAAACGTTGAGATTCTTCAATGCAGCCATTAAATGTTTACTAGAGGTACTTCTAGTGAAAGAATCAGTGTAAGTGCAGTACAAAGTATTTTAACAAGGAATTATACAATAAATTAAATGTCCTCATCACCTACTTGTAAATGGTTGTCTTATTCACGAACACTGCAGAGTTTTTGCTAATGGCCTCCAAAATCATCGTGGCATACGCTCTAGGGATGGCTTCCTCGAGCAGACACTTGTTCCACAACAAGGATTTGTCAGTCAGGCGCCCACCTGTCTTCAGCTGATCTTCCTGATCTGCATTTGGCGACTTTATGTCCCGTCTGTTCTGGCTCAAGGCAAAGAATCCATTAACATGCACTGGCAAACCCGTCAAGCTGGTCTTTTGTACTGGTAATGGCAAGGAACAAAACACATGACCTTGAACGTCTGGTGTTCGTAATTTCGGACCCGCAGGCAAGGGCATAGCTACTCCTACTGAAGGAAGATAGCTAAGAACTTTGTCTGAAATAAGATTTCGGAATGTCGATGAGATCTGTCCACCACACAAGTAGCTTGTAACAAGGAACGAATGTTGTATTGCATTCCCAAGCCCTGAGAAATTGAAGTTCACTGCCTCAATGGTGATAGGGTACGTCACTGCTACAGATGAAGGCATCACTTTACCAGGTACAAGTTTCTGGCAAAACTCCTTCCTCTTCGCACGAACTGTTTGAAGGGTTTCTTCGGAAATCTTCACTTCGAAGACTTTTCGAGGTATGGGCTCTAACTCGTCTCTTATGTACAGCTCAATTTTTTCGAGGCATTGGAGGAAGAGAAGCACCAAGTGGGCATCGGCTTTAAAACTTTCAAACATCGTTTCCACTTTGTCAGCGGAGTAAACTGTCTCAGATAACTCGGAGGGCGTGTTTCTCAAAGGAAAACGGAACAGAGTTCCATCATAGAATCCGCGGGAGAAAACCTCATCGGTGCAGTCGAATATGCCTTTGTAAGGACTGAACTGTCCAGATACTTTGCCCATTGCTTCGAGGTCTTCCTGAAGATGCCAAAGTTTTCCTGTCCGTTTGCATCGCTTGTCAGAAAAGTAAACGCCATGGGGATCGATGAACCCAATCTGACAATCGCTCAGCAAGCTTGGTAAATCTGGAAAGAATGAGAAATCCCAGAAGCCAATTAGGCAGTATAATAGTCATATTTCTCCCAAACAACTGGAATAAGGGGATGAGTCATCACTAAAATATCATACAGGAAGACTCTGTTTTGAGATCTAATCCCTTCGTCTTTTAAATACCCTTTTCAACCCAAACCATCCCCCTTTCATGTGCAGAAAATCTTGATGGTCACTTTTTAGAGCTGTGAAATTGGAAGCtattaccgtagttattcggttataaggcgcacggtttttttcaagaaaaatctgtctttcggtggcaagttagtgctaaaataggggtgcgtcttatagccaagtattttcgcgcaacaaaatcttaagatcacaatttgagaagaacttgcagtttaaacaacagaagaaaaggACACTAGttgttggtcattgacttttctAGATTTTGTAGTTCTTAAAAGTTCTTTGCAGTGTAGCAAAGGTtgcgtctgatccactcctttattcctattgaaacagaatagtgcttttagagacctttagaacgctaaacgacttcaagagaaaagaaaacaaacggaaatttgcatacgtgctcaacagcacgtgctttgtaacctgatacctatgacaataatacgatcgttccaacgaattccgagaatcgtgtttgtcgctcgcatgaaaagttgtttctCTGAACAAACAGTGTGGAGATAAAACATACCtggtgtgaactttttgcttttgtttttacgcatatcattaaatgcgtgctttcccacttttgtttacgttaacaaaaagagttcgcatgccaattgtgtaaggataattgtcctcaaattcatcacatccttttgataactctcaattttcgggtgcgtcttataaccgagtattttcgcgtaattttcagtttgagaaattagcttgattaaattgctaagtttggggtgcgtcttataaccgagtgcgccttataaccgaataactacggtagtACGACAACACCtgtgttgttctttttttgctttaaatcgGGTTTACAGTCTCGTTTTAGGTTCCCTGGTTGTTAATAGCTA includes:
- the LOC136922548 gene encoding sacsin-like produces the protein MRLCYPSRVIFRSLFDDAIDDHLTNLLNKLGLIVLTDCPTFVTHHPSVVGIFVHPPSIAGILKALEVSSSKMAGGMFPEIVMKRLSTDEKRVLRSFLANIRQGDVKEKETVFLQSLPIFETLSKKFVSKNDGLCAAPQRPLPILALQDLIDISQEDSRYLATLLQVRILRPTELLCEMIFPDIQKGKFSREQIDRLMPYVFKQFDDVISLDATFERKMKELPFVPTQKQRVTPPKVFDPRNDILRKIFAHEDVFPTGKVYNHPAALVMLEELGMKKEDNITAKELLESARLVTSSLQLPSKNQKQFHSTSQLSTAMQKSKAILQYLTNNPRKLVETINKRQLGSLLRDICWVSRLQERTPQFPPTLPWGEKVQSGKERFFFKPTELKSHHYANLIGTVSPVVDSDPSSEISSYFEWGKKPDVATVVAHLRNVLTFYSKEEKPYNIFLVDEIYSFLANECDDTVKQAFKGAKISDWVWNGDGFSSPDCMLACKPSIDLTPYIHPLPTELKNHCRLFFSFGMKNVGDPSVLLHVLSMMKEKYDFPTFKRGPLEVKRDLQLSVDILNEVASASLSQELKAKVLLPTHVKENTYVRLEPAEHCMYCELDEWLKKEDSHDMEYFYVHPNVSNNTAKLLGVPSQTHRMLNPILLDEELGQEERLTTRLNRLLEDYTDGFAVVKELIQNADDAGATVVKFLYDKRTNDDALRGLIDENMRSCQGPALWVYNDATFKDEDFINITRLGGAAKVHDTEKIGRFGLGFNAVYNLTDVPMFVSRNYFVIFDPHTTYLGNAIKDTRKPGIKIDLNKDVKRLYSFKNQFKPFNGIFGCDLHLLKEDNSFDGTLFRFPLRTGEQAARSEIKKLFYNDQEMRQLLQMFLDRAKSLLIFTQNVLQLEVYRTSESLHEGLPPALMFQVTKSMLEGGIMRELTVPVSLPATAVKLDAEQQILLRQCNFLQASSVVAKEARSDAVEPFEFPESSIAVEVHCSVAESGLKFFKRHQLLREVCETWLVVSSMGNGQALQFSKNDLSLLPSAGVAVLLEPKESGKFMPVPVVKDVEGSHPSGTIFCYLPLPIRSGLPVYINGPFALTSNRRHLQKKLEDDKTCYGVMWNSVLLQDSVVSAFLKLLEDVKQIIPADGSYAYHSLWPRACSVSEDCWPFLASFYEQITSGGHQLFSDGLRWVDISQVVFLDPSLRMNPEIGRVSFAVLQQLTDVNYVVIDLPAEVFQAILHCRLGDKIKAKIFDETSFFCDLLFPSISKIPANVRDELVLYALKRDSEDFDELIRNHACIPASPNGNELKCPRQLVNPNREVSFLFCREDGMFPFGKENTFMNPQVLTKLEVLGMKSCDLSWQDIVERAESVQRLNKLNSKAATKRAKLLLDFLERKLKNKGEAPTHPILTRLLKVQFLPVLQKPEYFPLPWKGKELRGDRSLLVAPENVYLKEKMYLVCCTEPLVGVDVPKRVRSLLRLEDKDVTAEQVLRQLEGALSANIDTLDRNGFEQVACICKEAYLYLQDNMHSLVPAAKQFLRERKFILMEKDKLFALAASVAFEISTDCSPYLFKLPKDFSDRFPDVMKLSGVRRQFDGADYVSSLVAIKQQFNQKQLDEATLEVAVNMANQLADVLDRASVDACEVRNKLGCLYLPDSKKVMRDVAELCFKECPWMPDDPCEVFVHEKIPWSTCDQLAVKKRRDEVLQQHDIGLPFGQKEKLTNRLKRILTGYQGEKEILKELLQNADDAQATEIYFIKDPRHHPDKRVFKDSWKPLQGPALCVYNDKPFTNADIEGICNLGEGSKGDDPNKTGQYGVGFNAVYQLTDVPSFISKSEENGDVLCVFDPHCKYIPHSSESRPGRKFKDVNTLRQKFPDVFPCYLEEHFPVQNATMFRFPLKSEKMTQESQICRTSVTMEKLDEMMEDLKKELFEVLLFVNNVKKISIAAVDDSGKLINNYSVQVVMSRDDARRREEFSSYVKDIGMQVREKRILPINVEVKRRTYTLQLKDNHGMSEKWLIVQQVGLEKSVPHSVSHAFQGGQLGMLPRGGVACLLDSTSQAQREKRAYCFLPLPLRTNLPVHINGHFALDHETRQNLWRGEIGGYQSDWNSALLSDVIASCYLTLLDEVREFFQLPVSQDLTCSSLACSTSMILRRIRSYERLFPSYPFNDPFWKTLADAVYQEMNKKKLRLIPLVRSEQGGFRGRSKDLQQTESVELSWFPTTGTGSDQTYFNNLEIKGYFAPLPPRRDEKEEDRKRREESRIKRKAAFEEILLETGFNLVAFSLNVFHSLKEAAVEVYCLSPSVVMDFYKSFSDDDAFCRIGAVPCHVTKTPFKDTEGVVHVLKYCKDDEHFLESLPGLPLLLTQDNCLHPFSETQPRCLSRYEDILPRSGLLFVHNRVRTEVFCSVDPRDVSVFCPLDVKTFASQLHLILPPCYHNEDHYVKWYPEDTNDSASLPSQRWIQRVWDFLQDFARTATKDEDVEEEFMAAFIRDLLLPLSKWSLLPSTSILRDRQPGVTHLLVPLKNAEAVLDFKGCGTSGQRLVDALRNLGLPELNTVALTTQSIGLSLYGKRDSYDLARNLVGTVSSPHSLLFALNHKLQWNSSSLDNKLKLTDAIVVLDYFSRNIGSLTDTDREILRKLPFYPSANGVLQNLHGKRAFVIPCEIPAKEMCSVESMLGCLFLRSRQQLSDLFKLLRLESASHAEVYMNFVLRCFERLSPDGRLTHLRFIRDYISLSGGSENEHETTEKKRLCEHLKDVELIPSTDGTLKKVSSYHDPCNDVFVAMLPQDSFPPEAFKSEEWLTFLRRIGLIQDVSHQNFLRFAKQVEHEAETARTEDTYKKSEVLVYHLISRPNVVGEGLLPIVREVAFVASDPVDERLQTICPPIGGRNKGEIAFIAFSGAIVNDHDKISWTKAHMLPTWADPRSQRCNPGCPDRQFDQYLNNLLSQLKILTNPSVDLVVSHCQTICYHLGGKESERESLLSENLSTIMDVMRSIYSFLQKNALTDTEAKRKLQKTPCILVEKGTKLIFPRQAILELYEHLEIKPFLYRVPPEFGIFHQLFEFLGCSKSATPIHYAMVLEMLQKNSQGETLHPNEVRSCSRAVEGFVDGLQKSADVSTLLTLYLPAMHSRDRVQNSASNKIPVSLQESKELLFDDAPTYSDRIQALDQLFVLDLNLMNEKFKFAEVNYKDVLLKLPNPLQPTMLSLVVKEKLADPENTFTVTTRGVNVLKQQLSSVHFGHGIARIIRDANFHKGDASKGVTEDILEGLRTIELFAVENLSTTLLHNGVLIPGSERIVPYFKEKLKVSESHIWKVYVDAANRTEDKISLSPLLAKVIIDIYGQHLGQNGFVIPEMLQCPPAMIQSLLDRHGIRKDDSFNAVEMTVYPEPGTLIPIEDHHLLDVAFEEFEPGDYVGFQLHDPSLDLMDGTATYIYAIIIEEVTNEDVNLLTKTYIIDIGNDKEPVEVKATKLFKFCRLNAIFDEHSGCLRRKQEVFDEISHMLKQAWEPHVSEEERRQIIKRLCLRWHPEKNAGNEEFYRSVYQHLESEVARLSDSYDDLFYSLGERAREHGSQREAYRRNFSRRYGPWESSSSQRSWHNLPPTFCNINPQPGEAKRWFRQAKADLEAGLEELCFSTSSCEWICFKFHQAAEKAIKAARYCKDADKTNVHNLVENCYGLEDPELVQSARELENLVGDSTRMRYPDRMSYPQIPHDVYSQGMAARAKEITEKIVERVKIKLP